One Thermodesulfobacteriota bacterium genomic region harbors:
- a CDS encoding deoxyribonuclease IV, whose translation MRFGFHISISGGFSKVVERAEIRGCETIQFFSRNPRGWDYEPLDPEDVEIFSRSVQASGLFPLFLHLPYLPNVASKTSKFYRRSIESIVTDLKRAERLGTPYLIIHIGHRLESSEEEAMEAVIEAVNLAFAQAKNSTTLLLENTAGQGTEIGYDFGQIGKILEGIEERERVGICLDVAHAFEAGYDLSNREGIDRTLDAFDRTIGLERLHLLHLNDSKTPLGSRKDRHWHIGEGYIGLEGXRHLINHPRLRHLPGIMETPRKDTVEDLKNMRVIRSLVE comes from the coding sequence ATGCGATTCGGTTTCCACATCTCCATTTCGGGCGGCTTTTCGAAGGTCGTGGAGAGGGCTGAGATCCGGGGTTGCGAGACCATCCAATTCTTCTCTCGAAATCCAAGGGGATGGGATTACGAGCCTCTCGATCCGGAGGACGTGGAGATCTTCTCCCGATCGGTTCAGGCATCGGGCCTTTTTCCTCTCTTCCTCCACCTTCCTTACCTTCCCAATGTGGCCTCGAAGACCTCGAAATTTTACAGACGTTCGATCGAGTCGATCGTCACCGACCTCAAGAGGGCAGAGAGGTTAGGCACCCCGTACCTGATCATCCACATTGGCCACCGTTTGGAATCCTCCGAGGAGGAGGCCATGGAGGCCGTGATCGAGGCCGTGAACCTGGCCTTTGCCCAGGCAAAGAATTCCACCACCCTGTTGTTGGAGAACACCGCCGGACAGGGGACGGAGATCGGCTACGACTTCGGCCAGATCGGAAAGATCCTCGAGGGGATCGAGGAGAGGGAGAGGGTCGGCATCTGCCTCGATGTCGCCCATGCCTTCGAAGCGGGTTACGATCTTTCCAACCGAGAGGGGATCGATCGAACCCTCGATGCCTTCGACCGCACCATCGGCTTGGAGCGTCTCCATCTCCTTCACCTGAACGATTCCAAGACCCCTCTGGGATCGCGAAAAGACCGACACTGGCACATCGGGGAGGGCTATATCGGGCTTGAGGGGNTTCGACATCTCATCAATCACCCCCGTTTGAGACATCTTCCCGGCATCATGGAGACGCCGAGAAAGGATACGGTGGAAGATTTGAAGAACATGAGGGTGATCCGGAGCCTCGTGGAGTAA
- a CDS encoding adenylate/guanylate cyclase domain-containing protein, giving the protein MLPPQIPHYSVGPFIGLVANAVMSILCLAIMALYSHYRPLRSLLLFYLLSTCLFLGWVIYGFQGSPRTILLGYRIDLAALALLPASWSWFTASLYGQRLGRLPKGLVVAGSLLALLALFGKGPWFLGLPLEPHDMATDILRPQSKLLRPLIHLFALSAGVFYCLAFVKKFLRREGPGYLYPFATGMILWLIGGGHDALRSSGLATLFDGQILWFTSLWLSIFLSLSVALHFRSLERAVRETKDVFEKFVPPAYLRRIATAGLGSVRLGEADQQTAAILCCDIRGFTALSERLSPVRLIHLVNQLYEEIALIVKGRAGVIDKFLGDAVLCLFEGLEAARRAVDCGMEILSSVKGFNRAHAISKEDEIQIGIGLHFGPVILGTIGSKDRMDSTVLGLTVNLAKRLEELTKSMGVAMLLSEEVASQLPGGYSARLRDFGEVRVKGSSFPIRVYGVDAED; this is encoded by the coding sequence ATGCTTCCTCCCCAGATCCCTCATTACAGCGTCGGTCCTTTCATCGGCCTCGTCGCCAACGCCGTGATGTCCATCCTCTGCCTCGCCATCATGGCCCTTTATTCCCATTACCGCCCCCTGAGGAGCCTCTTGCTCTTCTACCTCCTCTCCACGTGTCTGTTCCTCGGCTGGGTCATCTATGGATTTCAGGGGTCTCCCCGGACCATCCTGTTAGGATATCGGATCGACCTCGCGGCCCTCGCCCTTCTGCCGGCCAGCTGGTCCTGGTTCACGGCCTCCCTCTACGGCCAGAGGCTGGGCAGGCTGCCAAAGGGTCTGGTCGTCGCGGGATCGCTTTTGGCCCTCCTCGCCCTTTTCGGAAAGGGTCCCTGGTTTTTGGGACTCCCCCTCGAGCCCCATGACATGGCCACAGACATTCTAAGACCCCAATCCAAACTGCTCAGGCCTTTGATCCACCTCTTTGCCCTGAGCGCTGGGGTTTTCTACTGCCTCGCCTTTGTCAAAAAGTTTCTGAGGCGAGAGGGGCCGGGTTATCTCTATCCCTTTGCGACGGGCATGATCCTCTGGCTCATCGGCGGGGGCCACGATGCCTTGCGCTCTTCTGGCCTGGCGACCCTCTTCGATGGGCAGATCCTCTGGTTCACCTCCCTCTGGCTCTCCATCTTTCTTTCCCTTTCAGTGGCCCTTCATTTCCGATCCCTCGAGAGGGCGGTGCGGGAGACGAAGGATGTTTTCGAAAAGTTCGTCCCGCCCGCTTACCTCCGGCGGATCGCCACGGCCGGCCTCGGCTCGGTTCGGCTGGGCGAGGCGGACCAGCAGACCGCGGCCATCCTCTGCTGCGATATTCGGGGATTCACCGCCTTATCGGAACGCCTCTCCCCGGTCCGATTGATTCACCTGGTCAACCAGCTCTATGAAGAGATCGCCCTTATTGTGAAGGGCCGAGCGGGCGTGATCGACAAGTTTCTCGGAGACGCCGTGCTCTGTCTCTTCGAAGGATTGGAAGCCGCACGGCGGGCCGTGGACTGTGGCATGGAGATCCTCTCCTCGGTCAAGGGCTTCAATCGAGCCCATGCGATCTCAAAGGAGGATGAAATCCAGATAGGGATCGGCCTCCACTTCGGACCGGTCATCCTGGGAACGATCGGTTCTAAGGATCGGATGGATTCCACGGTCTTAGGGCTTACGGTCAATCTGGCCAAACGTCTCGAAGAGTTGACGAAGTCTATGGGAGTGGCCATGCTCCTTTCCGAGGAGGTGGCCTCTCAGCTGCCCGGGGGATACTCCGCTCGATTGCGGGATTTCGGAGAGGTGAGGGTGAAAGGGAGTTCTTTTCCCATCCGGGTCTATGGGGTCGATGCGGAGGATTGA
- a CDS encoding MlaD family protein gives MFEMRKQLRWSKLKVGVVVTLGLLILLIAVFFAGGIEKILSPKIEIKAQFQDVRGLRKGAPVWIFGTEVGSVKDIRLDRYLGAVVTISLRKDFKNFLKKDARATIMTMGLLGDKYIELTTGSPKADPFEDGDMIKGMVPVEISEIMETAGASIGKVGDVIQRLDNLILKIDEGGGTLSKFLKDPSIYDHLNRSLQTLSTLLEEVRTSEGTFRRLIEDPTLYQRVLSAVSSIEEVTQKTKESVEEIGQKVAESQGTFKRLLEDPSLYEKALATASAAEQVFKNAGPLVRDLEVFSRGLNEKTGTLRRMIEDPSLYDQLSRSTAHLSSILKRIDEGEGLAGALLKDQTLSKEMERTLEEFRGAALELRELLREIKTNPRRYLKFSLF, from the coding sequence ATGTTTGAGATGCGAAAACAGCTGCGATGGTCCAAATTGAAGGTGGGCGTGGTGGTCACGCTCGGCCTTCTCATCCTCCTGATCGCGGTCTTCTTCGCCGGAGGGATCGAAAAGATCCTCTCTCCCAAGATCGAAATCAAGGCCCAATTTCAAGATGTGAGGGGTCTCAGGAAGGGGGCCCCCGTCTGGATCTTCGGGACCGAGGTCGGGTCGGTCAAGGACATTCGTCTCGATCGATACCTCGGCGCGGTGGTGACGATCTCCCTCCGAAAGGACTTCAAGAATTTCCTCAAGAAGGATGCCCGGGCCACCATCATGACGATGGGCCTCCTGGGCGACAAATATATCGAACTCACCACGGGCTCTCCGAAGGCCGATCCTTTTGAGGATGGGGACATGATCAAGGGTATGGTCCCGGTCGAGATCTCGGAGATCATGGAGACCGCTGGGGCCTCGATCGGGAAGGTGGGCGATGTGATCCAGCGATTGGACAACCTCATCCTGAAGATCGACGAGGGCGGGGGGACGCTCTCCAAGTTCCTGAAGGATCCCTCCATCTACGACCATCTCAATCGAAGCCTCCAGACCCTCTCGACCCTCCTCGAAGAGGTGAGGACCTCCGAGGGGACGTTCCGGAGGCTCATCGAAGATCCAACCCTCTACCAGAGGGTCCTATCCGCGGTCTCCTCCATCGAGGAGGTGACCCAGAAGACGAAGGAATCCGTGGAAGAGATCGGCCAAAAGGTCGCCGAGAGCCAGGGGACCTTTAAAAGGCTTTTGGAGGACCCCTCGCTCTACGAGAAGGCCCTGGCCACGGCCTCTGCCGCAGAGCAGGTATTCAAAAACGCAGGGCCTCTGGTTCGCGACCTCGAGGTCTTCAGCCGGGGATTGAACGAGAAGACGGGGACGCTGAGACGGATGATCGAGGACCCCTCCCTCTACGATCAACTGAGCCGATCCACAGCCCATCTCTCCTCCATTTTGAAGAGGATCGATGAAGGGGAGGGGTTGGCCGGGGCTTTGCTGAAAGACCAGACCTTGAGCAAAGAGATGGAGAGGACGCTCGAGGAGTTTCGGGGGGCAGCCTTAGAGTTGAGAGAGCTCCTCAGAGAGATCAAAACGAACCCGAGGAGATACCTCAAGTTCAGCCTTTTCTAA
- a CDS encoding ATP-binding cassette domain-containing protein has translation MIRFENVSFAYGNRTVLEDLNFSIHDEERVAILGGSGEGKTTILKLIIGLLAPDSGKIYIDGEDIAGKSEEELRGVRTKFSMVFQDGALFDSLSVKENVAFPLREYTKMTEEEIDRKVRDLLKRVGLEEAIGQMPEELSGGMQRRVAIMRAMAAFEPKMFLYDEATTGLDPISADVICRLILEIADQGGGFILVTHKMFDAFRLARRFMFLKGGRIVFDGDREALLRSTLPEIRIFLRELNLEGNR, from the coding sequence ATGATCCGATTCGAGAACGTCTCCTTTGCCTACGGGAATCGCACCGTCCTGGAAGACCTTAACTTCTCCATCCATGACGAGGAACGGGTGGCCATCCTCGGAGGGAGCGGAGAGGGAAAGACGACCATTCTGAAGCTCATCATCGGCCTCCTCGCGCCCGACTCGGGGAAGATCTACATCGACGGCGAGGACATTGCCGGCAAGTCCGAGGAAGAACTCCGGGGGGTGCGGACCAAATTCAGCATGGTCTTTCAGGATGGGGCGCTCTTCGACTCCTTGAGCGTGAAGGAGAACGTGGCCTTTCCGCTCCGGGAATATACGAAGATGACCGAGGAGGAGATCGACCGGAAGGTGAGGGACCTCCTAAAAAGGGTCGGCCTGGAAGAGGCGATCGGACAGATGCCCGAGGAACTAAGCGGGGGGATGCAACGGAGGGTGGCCATCATGAGGGCGATGGCCGCCTTCGAACCGAAGATGTTCCTCTACGACGAGGCCACGACCGGCCTGGACCCCATCAGTGCTGACGTCATCTGCCGGTTGATCCTGGAGATCGCTGACCAGGGAGGGGGGTTCATCCTCGTCACCCACAAGATGTTCGATGCCTTCAGGCTGGCCCGGCGTTTCATGTTTTTGAAGGGAGGGAGGATCGTCTTCGACGGAGACCGGGAGGCCTTGTTGCGATCCACCCTCCCTGAAATCCGAATCTTTCTAAGGGAACTGAACCTCGAAGGAAACCGTTGA
- a CDS encoding ABC transporter permease, translated as MRKRPLRELIQGLQDFYLLSYHGLMGVARRPFYARDLVEQMDYAGSGSLFIVLLISLFIGMALSLQLSAELSRLGLKMYTGKVVGISIIREIGPVLTALIFAGRVGSGMASELGSMVLGHQVDTLRVFGVDPVKKLVTPRLWASIAMLPVLTIIGDAVSLFGAYYIAVFVSHQSGTFFWSSIRDILIYENVLAGSIKPFIFGYLIACISCYMGLSTRGGATGLRRTTTRAVVLSFIAIIVADFVLTRILLYLLGFSV; from the coding sequence ATGCGGAAGAGGCCTCTCCGAGAACTCATCCAAGGCCTGCAGGACTTCTACCTCCTCTCCTACCATGGTTTGATGGGGGTGGCCAGACGACCCTTCTACGCGAGGGACCTGGTCGAACAAATGGACTATGCAGGATCGGGGTCCCTCTTCATCGTCCTCCTGATCTCTCTCTTCATCGGAATGGCCCTCTCCCTCCAGCTCTCTGCGGAACTCTCCAGGCTCGGGTTGAAGATGTACACGGGCAAGGTGGTGGGAATCTCCATCATCCGGGAGATCGGGCCGGTGCTCACGGCCCTCATCTTCGCCGGAAGGGTCGGTTCGGGGATGGCTTCCGAACTGGGTTCGATGGTCCTGGGCCATCAGGTCGATACGTTGCGCGTCTTCGGGGTCGATCCCGTCAAGAAACTGGTCACGCCGAGGCTCTGGGCCTCGATCGCCATGCTTCCCGTCCTGACGATCATCGGAGACGCCGTCTCCCTGTTCGGTGCCTACTATATCGCCGTCTTTGTGAGCCATCAGAGCGGGACCTTCTTCTGGAGCTCCATACGGGATATCTTGATCTATGAAAATGTCTTGGCGGGCTCCATCAAACCCTTCATCTTCGGGTATCTCATCGCCTGCATCAGTTGTTACATGGGCCTCTCGACCCGAGGAGGGGCCACCGGTCTGAGGAGGACCACGACCCGGGCCGTGGTCCTCTCCTTCATCGCGATCATCGTGGCCGACTTCGTCCTGACCCGGATCCTCCTCTACCTGTTGGGGTTCAGCGTATGA
- a CDS encoding metal-dependent hydrolase, with the protein MKFWSLMLGVLTSVFLSLLLPLHAEEIGREVKITYLGHAAFKFVSPKGVVIYIDPFLSQNPKTPPEHKTVEKADLILVTHGHGDHVGDTLAIAEKTNARIVVQPELGRYLTRKGAKNVTGMNKGGTFTSHGIAITMVHAIHSSSVTEGDQVIYTGEPVGFVIRFENGFTLYHAGDTGVFGDMKIIGELYRPELSILPIGSHFTMDPREATYAAKLLGSRYVIPIHYGTFPVLTGTVEEYQRLMREVPQTKVLVVKPGETIQ; encoded by the coding sequence ATGAAATTCTGGAGTCTCATGTTAGGTGTGTTGACGAGCGTTTTCCTTTCCCTTCTACTTCCTCTTCACGCCGAGGAGATCGGCCGAGAGGTGAAGATCACCTATCTCGGCCATGCCGCCTTCAAATTCGTCTCGCCCAAAGGCGTGGTGATCTATATCGACCCCTTTTTGAGCCAGAATCCGAAGACCCCGCCGGAACACAAGACCGTGGAGAAGGCCGATCTCATCCTGGTGACCCACGGCCATGGAGACCATGTGGGAGATACCCTGGCGATCGCCGAGAAGACGAATGCGAGGATCGTCGTCCAGCCCGAGCTGGGAAGATACCTGACCCGGAAGGGCGCCAAGAATGTCACGGGGATGAACAAGGGCGGGACCTTCACCTCCCACGGGATCGCCATTACCATGGTCCATGCGATTCACAGCTCGAGCGTGACCGAGGGCGATCAGGTCATCTACACGGGGGAGCCGGTGGGGTTCGTGATTCGCTTCGAGAATGGCTTCACCCTCTATCACGCCGGCGACACCGGGGTCTTCGGAGACATGAAGATCATCGGGGAGCTCTACCGACCGGAGCTTTCCATCCTGCCCATCGGAAGCCACTTCACGATGGATCCGAGGGAGGCCACCTATGCGGCCAAACTCCTCGGTTCGAGGTATGTGATCCCGATCCATTACGGGACCTTTCCCGTCCTGACCGGAACCGTTGAGGAATATCAAAGATTGATGAGGGAGGTCCCCCAGACGAAGGTCTTGGTGGTGAAGCCTGGAGAGACGATCCAGTAA
- a CDS encoding cobalamin-dependent protein (Presence of a B(12) (cobalamin)-binding domain implies dependence on cobalamin itself, in one of its several forms, or in some unusual lineages, dependence on a cobalamin-like analog.), translated as MERVDCLFVHVPKLRNYYRPIGSFLWINFLPMGLLALADFLDRNGFPSQVLHLGVEWIEDPRFSLIRYIRQKNPRIVALDLHWHHQSYDVLEVAKRVKQSIPQAYLLLGGFTASLFHEEILRNFDEVDGILRGEAEIPLLELARALLKGEREFFSIPNLTWRRNRRILVNPLSYVASEADLNRLSFTNFRLLKNHSTYIRFIGQPFYVKGVSKEKNFWMYSLKSPVYHLPLGRGCPVQCTWCSGNIPCQSTITGRKRVTFRGVEEVLQSIEEALSFGYETFHICFDPYPGKPDYFLELFSRIRKEKIQMECFFEAFGLPTAAFIRSFKETFPGPKSLLALSPDVGSDRLRAIHKGYPYTNRELMGCLDQLKDHGVFCDLFFTLGVPFEREEDLGQTIRLQREIRSRYPNVRGIRTFTIELEPGSPWHLDPERFGVKTRLWNFMDFYHYHSGRENAFSSLGYWIPDYFEGVRNGREFERRLLQLKCKKFCFIHPDARRSSPPFWGRRLCGLSNLFWRAKGIFQKESSPMDGIGD; from the coding sequence ATGGAAAGGGTGGATTGCCTCTTCGTTCACGTCCCCAAATTGAGAAATTATTATCGACCGATCGGCTCCTTCCTCTGGATCAATTTCCTTCCCATGGGCCTCTTGGCCCTTGCCGATTTTCTTGATCGAAACGGCTTCCCCTCCCAGGTCCTCCACCTCGGCGTGGAATGGATCGAAGACCCCCGTTTCTCATTGATTCGTTATATCCGTCAGAAGAACCCTCGGATCGTGGCCCTCGACCTCCACTGGCACCACCAGAGTTACGATGTCCTCGAAGTGGCCAAAAGGGTGAAGCAGTCCATCCCTCAGGCCTACCTCCTTCTGGGAGGTTTCACCGCCAGCCTCTTCCACGAAGAGATCTTAAGGAATTTCGATGAGGTCGATGGTATCCTCCGGGGTGAGGCCGAGATCCCCCTTCTCGAACTGGCCCGCGCCCTTCTGAAAGGAGAAAGGGAGTTCTTTTCGATCCCCAATCTCACCTGGAGAAGGAACCGGAGGATTCTGGTCAACCCTCTCTCCTATGTGGCTTCGGAAGCGGATCTGAATCGCCTCTCTTTCACGAACTTCCGACTCCTCAAGAACCACTCCACCTATATCCGGTTCATCGGTCAACCTTTTTATGTGAAGGGTGTGTCGAAGGAGAAGAACTTCTGGATGTACTCTCTCAAATCGCCCGTCTACCACCTCCCCCTGGGCCGAGGCTGTCCGGTCCAGTGCACCTGGTGCAGCGGAAACATCCCCTGTCAGAGCACGATCACGGGACGGAAGAGGGTTACATTCAGAGGCGTGGAGGAGGTCCTTCAGTCGATCGAGGAGGCCCTCTCCTTTGGATACGAGACCTTCCACATTTGCTTCGATCCCTACCCGGGCAAACCGGACTATTTTCTCGAGCTCTTCTCCCGCATCCGGAAGGAGAAGATCCAGATGGAATGCTTCTTCGAAGCCTTCGGGTTGCCCACGGCCGCCTTCATCCGATCTTTCAAGGAAACCTTCCCAGGGCCGAAGTCCCTCCTCGCCCTCTCTCCCGATGTCGGATCGGACCGTCTGAGGGCGATTCACAAGGGTTATCCTTACACGAACCGGGAGCTGATGGGGTGTCTCGACCAGCTGAAAGACCACGGGGTTTTCTGTGACCTCTTTTTCACCCTCGGGGTCCCCTTTGAAAGAGAGGAGGACCTCGGTCAGACGATCCGGCTCCAGAGGGAGATCCGAAGCCGCTATCCCAACGTGAGAGGCATCCGGACCTTCACGATCGAACTGGAGCCCGGTTCCCCCTGGCATCTCGACCCGGAAAGGTTCGGGGTGAAGACCAGGCTTTGGAACTTCATGGATTTTTATCATTACCACTCCGGCAGGGAGAACGCCTTCTCCTCCCTTGGATACTGGATCCCTGACTATTTCGAAGGGGTGAGGAACGGCAGGGAGTTCGAAAGGCGCCTGCTTCAGCTCAAATGCAAAAAGTTCTGTTTCATCCACCCCGACGCCCGAAGGTCCTCGCCCCCCTTCTGGGGGAGGAGGCTCTGCGGCCTCTCCAACCTCTTCTGGCGGGCAAAAGGGATCTTCCAAAAGGAGTCTTCCCCCATGGATGGGATCGGAGATTAA
- a CDS encoding NAD(P)/FAD-dependent oxidoreductase gives MASPKSYDAIVVGAGMGGLTAGALLAKKGWRVLILEKEDQPGGYVVSFRRRGFTFDATGAFVGGCHEGGEFYQILKEVDAHEAVEFIPIEEIHNVYPGFEIRLERGGFSSYIDQLRRLFPGEERGLTKYLRLVKRIGEEMEAYAKSTLAKRLLLPFSFRYLLRFHRATHQKVLDPLFESREIKMALHTLPATEPPSRLSFLFVAALLNKALMEGVFYPKGGMGRLPEAMVKALVRYGGEILFRNEVDQILIKDGKVQGLLTKGGEVFLAPLILSNINPNHLIRRLPREFRGPFERRARRFEYSLSCFILYLATDLNLKELKVPYFTYLRSISDLEEEYRMMRRGEVPKNPTLIVTVPTILDPSLAPEGKHVLKVLALAPYAYRETWGRKDPAQYREVKETFCRQLIQQLESKLIPGLSDHLLFYEAATPLTLERYTGNEQGAMYGLASTPEQIGPFRPSHRTAIPGLYQVGHYTRPSHGIVGASLSGLFAARALSQRRKRP, from the coding sequence GTGGCCTCTCCTAAAAGCTACGATGCCATCGTCGTCGGCGCGGGCATGGGGGGTCTGACGGCCGGTGCCCTTTTGGCCAAAAAAGGATGGAGGGTCCTCATCCTCGAGAAGGAGGATCAGCCCGGAGGCTATGTGGTCTCCTTCCGGAGAAGGGGATTCACCTTCGATGCGACAGGGGCCTTCGTCGGAGGATGCCATGAGGGAGGCGAGTTTTACCAAATCCTGAAAGAGGTCGATGCCCACGAGGCGGTCGAGTTCATCCCGATCGAAGAGATTCATAATGTCTATCCCGGGTTCGAGATCCGCCTCGAAAGGGGAGGATTCTCCTCTTATATCGATCAGCTGAGGAGGCTCTTTCCTGGGGAAGAGAGGGGGTTGACGAAGTACCTTCGGTTGGTCAAACGGATCGGAGAGGAGATGGAGGCCTATGCCAAGTCGACCCTCGCCAAGAGGCTTCTTCTCCCCTTCTCCTTCAGATATCTCCTCCGGTTTCACCGGGCCACCCATCAGAAGGTCCTCGATCCTCTCTTCGAATCGAGGGAGATCAAGATGGCCCTCCATACCCTCCCCGCAACGGAACCCCCTTCTCGCCTCTCCTTTCTCTTTGTGGCCGCCCTCCTCAACAAGGCCTTGATGGAAGGGGTCTTTTACCCGAAGGGCGGGATGGGAAGGCTTCCGGAGGCCATGGTCAAGGCATTGGTCCGCTACGGAGGAGAGATCCTTTTTAGAAACGAGGTGGATCAGATCCTCATCAAGGACGGAAAGGTCCAAGGCCTTCTGACGAAAGGGGGAGAAGTCTTTCTCGCACCCCTGATCCTTTCGAACATCAACCCAAACCACCTCATTCGAAGGCTTCCTCGAGAATTCCGTGGGCCCTTCGAAAGAAGGGCGAGGCGGTTCGAATACTCCCTCTCCTGCTTCATCCTCTATCTGGCCACGGATTTAAATCTTAAAGAATTGAAAGTTCCCTATTTCACCTACCTTCGATCCATCTCGGACCTCGAGGAGGAGTACCGGATGATGCGAAGGGGCGAGGTGCCGAAGAATCCAACCTTGATCGTGACCGTACCGACCATCCTCGATCCCTCCTTGGCTCCGGAGGGGAAACACGTGCTCAAGGTCCTTGCCCTCGCCCCCTATGCCTACCGTGAAACATGGGGCAGGAAGGACCCTGCCCAATACCGAGAAGTGAAAGAGACCTTCTGCAGACAGCTGATCCAACAGCTCGAATCGAAATTGATCCCCGGCCTGTCCGACCATCTCCTCTTTTACGAAGCCGCCACCCCCCTTACCCTCGAGCGCTATACTGGAAACGAACAGGGCGCCATGTACGGCCTGGCCTCCACCCCCGAACAGATCGGACCCTTTCGCCCCTCCCATCGAACAGCCATTCCTGGCCTCTATCAGGTGGGCCACTACACCCGGCCTTCCCATGGCATCGTGGGCGCAAGCCTCTCTGGCCTCTTCGCGGCCAGGGCCCTATCCCAAAGGAGGAAAAGGCCCTAA